From Podospora bellae-mahoneyi strain CBS 112042 chromosome 3, whole genome shotgun sequence, the proteins below share one genomic window:
- a CDS encoding hypothetical protein (EggNog:ENOG503NYUT; COG:E) gives MAKSANRAKKRKQNSQADGPNKAAKTAAVAAATARTTPPDSDGDGPSPGSALEPRTLKTVISHEELDMAIDTLKTIAQYPNLIKSKQCKDLRVAVYDFRQASAIDAGANASLTARITAALADERYTDVRILLAEMRIREQEPKLGALCRWVRDLDIISGLSTIPGGGDGTAIRRSERDEQRLRVIDAILRVTGPVDTNPNAVPISCNPGIALQEIWDLRPSTPSEQVYASVLDKTIFESAPPTLATGLRVIETTPGPLRKPPNHHDALLYTTAPNTIPLATERAPATYQPHPVVPGLGVIRNVLSPEECKAIIAAGETVNFLPDAPMREDGDVSILAHNFYWVTDKLFHDTLWSRVAPHVPASVNGRLARGLNRRFRVYRYVPGAEYRAHIDGAWPPSDVLPDDTYVYDASPPEKKQSSLFTFLIYLNDEFEGGETTYFVPAAREGVLNAYPIRPVMGNVALFPHGDPRGALLHEGTGVRKGAKYVIRTEVEYDVEPSE, from the coding sequence ATGGCCAAGAGCGCGAACAGggcaaagaagagaaagcagAATTCCCAGGCCGACGGGCCGAACAAGGCCGCAAAGACAGCGGCAGTAGCGGCGGCGACAGCCCGGACAACACCCCCCGACAGCGATGGCGACGGCCCATCTCCCGGCTCGGCGCTCGAGCCCAGGACCTTGAAGACGGTCATCTCGCACGAGGAACTCGACATGGCCATCGACACCCTCAAGACGATTGCCCAGTACCCGAACCTGATCAAGTCCAAGCAATGCAAGGACCTGCGTGTCGCCGTCTACGATTTCCGCCAGGCCTCGGCCATCGATGCTGGAGCGAACGCCAGCCTGACGGCCCGCATCACAGCAGCCCTCGCCGATGAACGATACACAGATGTGAGGATCCTGCTTGCCGAGATGAGAATCCGGGAGCAAGAGCCAAAGCTTGGTGCCCTATGTCGATGGGTGCGAGATCTGGACATCATCAGCGGCCTGTCTACGATACccggtggtggcgatggcaCGGCTATCCGGCGCAGCGAACGGGACGAGCAACGCCTGCGGGTCATCGACGCCATCCTCCGTGTCACCGGTCCCGTTGATACCAATCCAAACGCCGTGCCAATCTCGTGCAATCCGGGCATTGCTCTCCAAGAGATCTGGGACCTCCGCCCTTCTACACCCTCGGAACAGGTATACGCTTCGGTGCTGGACAAAACAATCTTCGAGTCGGCGCCGCCTACATTGGCCACCGGTCTCCGGGTCATTGAGACAACACCAGGTCCCCTTCGCAAGCCTCCCAATCATCATGATGCCTTGCTCTACACCACGGCTCCGAACACCATACCTCTTGCCACCGAACGGGCCCCTGCCACAtaccaacctcacccagtTGTCCCTGGTCTTGGTGTAATTCGAAACGTCCTTTCTCCCGAAGAATGCAAGGCCATAATCGCGGCTGGGGAGACGGTCAACTTTCTCCCCGATGCCCCGATGCGGGAAGACGGTGATGTGAGCATTCTGGCGCACAACTTCTACTGGGTTACAGACAAACTTTTCCACGACACTCTCTGGTCACGCGTGGCGCCCCATGTTCCGGCCTCGGTGAATGGACGCCTAGCACGTGGGCTCAACCGTCGTTTCCGAGTGTATCGCTACGTCCCAGGCGCCGAGTATCGCGCGCACATTGATGGCGCTTGGCCTCCTTCCGATGTCCTCCCCGACGACACCTACGTCTATGATGCCTCGCCCCCCGAAAAGAAGCAAAGCTCGCTGTTTACCTTCTTGATATACCTGAACGACGAGTTCGAGGGCGGAGAAACTACCTACTTTGTGCCGGCAGCGCGAGAGGGCGTGCTCAATGCCTACCCCATCCGGCCCGTGATGGGCAATGTTGCCTTGTTTCCTCACGGAGATCCCAGAGGAGCGTTGCTACATGAGGGAACTGGAgtgaggaagggggccaAGTACGTGATTCGGACAGAGGTGGAATACGATGTTGAGCCCAGCGAGTAA
- a CDS encoding hypothetical protein (EggNog:ENOG503NXMU; COG:C): MGTMLTDPGDDGSSTFTLLTPGEKDLGMYAFDTERVRWFFCPKCSITLYNRVHGVFEGVEVRTFRVNVLTLDERADGSPMEDLKNLKIKYWDFKGAELPKAPLDEPVNGGVW; encoded by the coding sequence ATGGGCACCATGCTCACAGACCCCGGGGACGACGGGTCGTCGACATTTACCCTCCTGACACCAGGAGAGAAAGATCTCGGCATGTACGCATTCGACACAGAGCGGGTGAGGTGGTTCTTCTGCCCCAAGTGCAGCATCACTCTCTACAACAGGGTGCATGGGGTGTTTGAGGGGGTCGAGGTACGCACGTTTAGGGTAAATGTGCTGACGTTGGATGAGAGGGCGGATGGGTCGCCGATGGAAGATCTGAAGAATCTCAAGATCAAGTACTGGGATTTCAAGGGAGCAGAGTTGCCCAAAGCGCCTCTTGATGAACCTGTCAATGGAGGagtgtggtga
- a CDS encoding hypothetical protein (EggNog:ENOG503P602; COG:T; COG:Z), which translates to MLESGGNYDVAAMSDILDHGLGEQLAAALLTWGGEQDQEARRQPRTQPDHHNEPGADARSDSSFDSATDSGSLTPLTRHHVYFRKLMRFADDSTWSKTALGPHRRDIDVNLEDGNHRDDNLDATDSDSTFTTQPAKSTNICARYRQHRVETMENPPLPPQNWDKELPPAPFNTTPTSSSSHPQMSCRISTFPFSHPCDIPELILDPDEDHLHTEPSPLPSGPVTPSVVNDIFQPLSQTASPDLEFGPFTPLALEADFQHSMEQQQQSRKMSIKTMVSDVSDGLGIIEEEDDVNTDGVSMLTPTEASFGGAAGGESSIDRFGRVDSRTYQPQAWSISSSAGSIGSSEWRPSIKSSRKSVTLLSRMRGRHSVVQEEPLEKRSLTPYELSAPAPRQDDDNCVDMPPPPTGSSLPTIHSRTEITSTTNPRFFGRIPWLTSDSQPEKQGTVFGVDLNSSIKLAPMKIRVSHRGRGSSYRTYPLGVYKCCEFIRKEGNKAGRAFCSPGNAFNVAQLKEIFNTGPTYGENFQFEGTDYTVHDAARLILLYLEELPKPLITSSVVRCWVLLARQEGAIEPPCPRVETGLDFWTEALSRLPTASRNLVKHLLAIFAEVLLQTTGNVTEADSRHFASAVSRALFHQDTDASVMAGGAPTASKKKTNKRSVHPTLALAFLIKKRGEYSATLGKATNMGTKRDTQFLPTTKEIMQWKG; encoded by the exons ATGTTGGAAAGCGGCGGAAATTACGACGTTGCAGCCATGAGTGACATCCTGGATCACGGATTGGGCGAACAACTGGCAGCGGCCCTGCTCACTTGGGGTGGGGAACAGGACCAGGAGGCGAGACGGCAACCGAGAACGCAACCAGATCATCATAACGAGCCCGGTGCTGATGCCCGCTCAGATTCCAGTTTTGACTCTGCCACTGACTCTGGCTCTCTCACTCCTCTGACCCGCCATCATGTTTACTTCCGCAAACTGATGCGCTTCGCCGACGACAGCACCTGGAGCAAGACAGCCCTGGGCCCCCACAGGCGTGATATTGATGTCAACCTGGAGGACGGCAACCACCGTGACGATAACCTGGATGCTACCGATTCCGATagcaccttcaccacccaaccAGCCAAGAGCACCAATATCTGTGCCCGTTATCGCCAGCACAGGGTAGAGACCATGGAGAACCCACCGCTGCCCCCACAGAACTGGGACAAGGAATTGCCGCCAGCACCTTTCAATACAACCCctacctcatcatcatcacatcccCAGATGTCTTGCAGGATATCAACCTTCCCGTTCTCACATCCATGTGACATACCAGAGTTGATACTTGATCCGGACGAGGACCATCTTCACACCGAACCCAGCCCGCTGCCATCCGGGCCCGTCACCCCCAGCGTGGTCAACGACATCTTCCAACCTCTTAGCCAGACTGCTTCCCCTGATCTCGAGTTTGGTCCCTTCACTCCACTCGCCCTCGAGGCGGATTTTCAACACTCCatggaacagcagcagcagtccaGAAAGATGTCCATCAAGACCATGGTCTCGGACGTATCAGACGGTCTCGGTATtattgaagaagaagacgacgtCAACACCGACGGCGTGTCTATGCTCACTCCGACAGAGGCCTCTTTTGGTGGAGCCGCTGGCGGAGAATCCAGCATAGATCGGTTTGGGAGGGTAGATTCAAGGACCTACCAACCCCAAGCATGGAGCATCAGTTCATCGGCCGGTAGCATCGGGTCGAGCGAGTGGCGCCCCAGCATCAAGAGCTCACGAAAGTCGGTAACCCTCCTCTCGCGCATGCGCGGACGACACTCGGTAGTGCAGGAGGAGCCTTTGGAAAAACGGTCGCTGACTCCGTACGAGCTCAGTGCTCCAGCACCAAGACAGGACGATGACAACTGCGTTGACATGCCGCCCCCGCCGACTGGATCATCGCTGCCTACCATTCACAGTCGCACCGAGATCACCTCGACGACCAACCCTCGGTTCTTTGGCAGAATTCCGTGGTTGACAAGTGATTCGCAACCCGAAAAGCAGGGGACcgtgtttggtgttgattTGAATTCGAGCATAAAACTGGCGCCCATGAAGATTCGGGTGTCACAtcggggaagggggtcaTCGTACCGGACATATCCGCTAGGCGTTTACAAGTGCTGCGAGTTCATTCGCAAAGAGG GCAACAAAGCCGGCAGAGCTTTTTGCTCTCCCGGCAACGCCTTCAACGTGGCACAGCTCAAAGAAATCTTCAACACAGGACCGACTTACGGCGAGAATTTCCAGTTTGAAGGTACCGACTACACGGTCCACGATGCCGCGCGTTTGATTCTGTTATACCTTGAGGAATTGCCCAAACCTCTCATCACGTCATCAGTTGTAAGGTGTTGGGTGTTGCTGGCCCGCCAAGAGGGAGCCATCGAGCCGCCTTGTCCACGGGTCGAAACCGGACTCGACTTTTGGACCGAAGCCCTCAGCCGTCTGCCAACCGCGTCCCGCAATCTCGTCAAGCACCTACTCGCCATATTTGCCGAGGTCTTGCTGCAAACGACGGGAAACGTCACAGAGGCAGATTCACGGCATTTTGCCTCTGCAGTCTCGCGGGCACTGTTCCATCAGGACACCGACGCCAGTGTcatggctggtggtgctcccacagccagcaagaagaagaccaatAAAAGGAGCGTCCACCCGACGCTGGCTCTTGCTTTCTTGATCAAGAAGCGAGGAGAATATTCGGCGACGTTGGGCAAGGCTACAAATATGGGTACCAAGAGAGACACCCAGTTTTTGCCCACCACGAAGGAAATCATGCAATGGAAGGGATAG
- the GRE2_1 gene encoding methylglyoxal reductase (NADPH-dependent) gre2 (EggNog:ENOG503NVWR; COG:V), whose translation MASCESWTLESSELQAEIHPGCLLSSIPFQDEDIVKGEKGSKMTLIKASQQPQTPKKEKVLLTGGTGFVASHVLDSLTTNGHPVVVTVRSEEKGNRLLQSLSHFSASNQVQYAIVPDISTKNAFDPILHDHCFTYVIHTASPYQLSFADPVNDCLNPAIKGTTYLLDSIHRLCPSVTRVVITSSSAAILNPPNHRDVYDESSWSDVSWEQAMQPEHTYRASKKFAEQAAWSFLEEHNPRFTIATINNTYTFGPLSRSLANSAKFSSAEVNTSNRRIWDLIHGKWRNPDGSACIPSTAPVFTFVDVRDVADAHLAALTAPGQRYYIVGGFFSNYQIARIVDEEFKGVLGDDVLPDLKGQEDDFEEEKHWKFDVSRSEKELGIRYRGLRESVRDAVVSMLEFEKGTTFN comes from the exons ATGGCGTCTTGCGAGTCGTGGACGCTGGAAAGCTCTGAACTTCAAGCAGAAATACACCCCggttgtttgttgtcttCCATTCCTTTCCAGGACGAAGACATTGTCAAGGGTGAAAAAGGTAGCAAGATGACACTGATCAAAGCCTCGCAACAGCCTCAGACGccgaaaaaggaaaaggttCTCCTTACCG GCGGCACTGGCTTCGTGGCCTCCCACGTCCTCGACTCCCTGACAACCAACGGCCACCCTGTTGTTGTCACCGTCCGCtcagaagaaaaaggcaatcgcctcctccaatccCTCTCTCACTTCAGCGCCTCCAACCAAGTCCAATACGCCATCGTCCCCGACATCTCCACCAAAAACGCCTTCGATCCCATCCTCCACGACCACTGCTTCACCTACGTAATCCACACCGCATCCCCCTATCAACTCTCCTTCGCCGACCCCGTCAACGACTgcctcaaccccgccatcaaggGCACCACCTACCTCCTCGACTCCATCCACCGCCTCTGCCCCTCGGTCACCCGCGTGgtcatcacctcctccagcgccGCTATCCTCAACCCGCCCAACCACCGCGATGTCTACGATGAGTCCTCCTGGTCAGATGTGAGCTGGGAGCAGGCCATGCAGCCAGAGCACACCTACCGTGCCAGCAAGAAATTCGCCGAGCAGGCTGCCTGGTCTTTTCTCGAGGAGCACAACCCGCGGTTCACCATCGCGACGATCAACAACACCTATACTTTTGGTCCGCTCTCGCGATCGCTGGCGAATTCGGCAAAGTTTAGCTCGGCAGAGGTGAACACCTCCAACCGCCGGATTTGGGATCTGATTCATGGCAAGTGGCGAAACCCAGATGGATCGGCGTGCATCCCGTCCACGGCGCCAGTGTTCACATTTGTGGACGTGAGGGACGTGGCGGATGCGCACCTGGCGGCTTTGACGGCGCCGGGACAGAGATATTACATTGTAGGAGGGTTCTTTTCCAACTATCAGATTGCAAGGATCGTGGACGAAGAGTTCAAGGGAGTGCTGGGGGATGATGTGCTCCCGGATCTGAAAGGGCAAGAGGATGATTTTGAGGAAGAAAAGCACTGGAAATTTGATGTGAGTAGGAGtgagaaggagttggggaTACGGTatagggggttgagggagagtgTGAGGGATGCCGTGGTGAGTATGCTGGAGTTTGAAAAGGGGACGACTTTCAACTAG
- a CDS encoding hypothetical protein (EggNog:ENOG503NY33; COG:C): MPSATTKDVRVAIIGAGITGITLGLGLRERKVPFTIYERAPGFRDIGAGLGFSPNAEKAMGYLSKDVLKAFKRVANPNGEDYFQWVNGYSEEGELMYKKFVGKDGFQGCKRSDILGAWASLLPSGSVEFGKELEGIRETDDGVLVSFKDGSKVNVTVVVGCDGIRSQVRHYVLGSTGKNLVKAAYPGYSQRFCYRSLVPMDQAVQAIGKYKCSTRFMYNGPDSHIITYPVGNSSVLNVLVVISDKNKDWPEALVAQGRHTCQGSKKEVIDALQGWNETARNIAQLFPDEMEKWAIFDMAENPASTYIRGRVCLAGDAAHATGPHLGAGGGLGIEDAYFLATLLSHLNDKLGTGSTSAKDERATVEAALKGYNDARFDRTQWVVQATREAVDLFQWQDQRVGNDKVKFGEEISAKFERIWNYDVVEEYGRAASGFLCDMGADSN, translated from the coding sequence ATGCCCAGCGCCACTACCAAGGACGTCCGCGTCGCCATTATCGGGGCTGGCATAACCGGCAtcaccctcggcctcggcctccgCGAACGCAAAGTCCCCTTCACCATTTACGAGCGCGCTCCTGGGTTTCGGGACATTGGCGCAGGCCTCGGCTTCAGTCCCAATGCTGAAAAGGCGATGGGGTACCTGTCCAAAGATGTTCTGAAAGCTTTCAAGAGGGTGGCAAACCCCAACGGAGAAGACTACTTCCAGTGGGTTAACGGGTAttctgaggagggggagttgatgTACAAGAAGTTCGTGGGCAAGGATGGGTTTCAAGGGTGCAAGAGGAGTGACATTTTGGGCGCGTGGGCATCACTGCTGCCTTCTGGATCGGTCGAGTTTGGAAAGGAGCTCGAGGGGATTCGGGAAACGGACGATGGGGTGCTGGTCAGTTTTAAAGACGGGAGTAAGGTTAATGTcactgtggtggtgggttgtgaTGGAATCAGATCTCAAGTGAGGCACTACGTGCTGGGATCGACGGGGAAGAATCTAGTGAAGGCGGCGTACCCGGGATACTCGCAAAGGTTTTGCTACCGGTCGTTGGTCCCGATGGACCAGGCTGTCCAAGCGATTGGGAAATACAAATGCTCGACGAGGTTTATGTACAATGGGCCAGACTCTCACATCATCACATATCCCGTGGGAAACAGCTCCGTTTTAAACGTACTGGTTGTCATCTCGGATAAGAACAAGGATTGGCCAGAGGCTTTGGTGGCGCAAGGAAGACATACCTGTCAGGGGTCCAAAAAGGAGGTGATTGATGCACTTCAGGGATGGAATGAGACGGCCAGAAACATTGCTCAGCTCTTCCCggatgagatggaaaagTGGGCAATCTTCGATATGGCTGAAAACCCAGCGTCCACTTATATCAGAGGAAGGGTGTGCCTTGCTGGTGATGCGGCGCATGCCACTGGCCCTCAtcttggtgctgggggagggcTTGGGATAGAAGATGCATACTTCTTGGCCACATTATTGAGCCATCTCAACGACAAGCTGGGGACGGGGTCTACTTCAGCCAAAGACGAGCGTGCAACTGTGGAGGCTGCACTGAAAGGATACAACGATGCCCGCTTCGACAGGACCCAGTGGGTTGTTCAGGCGACTCGAGAGGCCGTGGATCTTTTTCAGTGGCAGGATCAAAGAGTCGGCAACGACAAGGTCAAGTTTGGGGAAGAGATATCTGCCAAGTTTGAGAGGATTTGGAACTACGATGTTGTCGAGGAATACGGCAGAGCAGCCAGTGGCTTTTTATGCGACATGGGGGCAGATTCAAATTAA